In bacterium, a single genomic region encodes these proteins:
- the gspK gene encoding type II secretion system minor pseudopilin GspK, with protein sequence MTRRRENEKGIALLVTLLILVLVVALAHEVFRIGAQSSQNAAYGRDSIRCILLAEGGTGAARVALRIDARDNQYDTLDEIWSRAALPITLGDGEVSVTIEDEERKINLNRIMLPNGNAPDERRLAVFQRLLDTLGIDRAVADAVVDWLDNDDNPRVGGAESAYYLGLPKPYRAKNDLFDTLGELRLVRGVTGEVFEKLRPFVTVSSSGMVNLNTAPKEVLMSLSAGTDLAEAGAIDSKTADEIIAYRMDHPFTTASQIGNVSPFLSEMYAKTLIRSIVDVRSTYFHVRSSGDVGGTVRTIDAIGIRVGNEIQWRFWRIE encoded by the coding sequence ATGACCCGGCGGCGCGAAAACGAGAAGGGGATCGCCCTCCTCGTCACCCTCCTGATCCTGGTGCTCGTCGTCGCCCTCGCCCACGAGGTCTTCCGCATCGGGGCGCAATCGTCGCAAAACGCCGCGTACGGAAGGGATTCCATCCGCTGCATCCTGCTCGCCGAGGGAGGCACCGGCGCCGCGCGGGTCGCCCTGCGGATCGACGCGCGGGACAACCAGTACGACACCCTCGACGAGATCTGGTCGCGGGCCGCCTTGCCGATCACGCTCGGGGACGGGGAGGTCTCGGTCACGATCGAGGACGAGGAACGGAAGATCAACCTGAACCGCATCATGCTGCCGAACGGGAACGCGCCCGACGAGCGGCGCCTCGCCGTGTTCCAGCGTCTCCTCGACACCCTGGGGATCGACCGTGCCGTGGCGGACGCCGTCGTCGACTGGCTGGACAACGACGATAATCCCCGCGTCGGCGGGGCGGAGAGCGCATACTACCTCGGTCTTCCGAAGCCGTACCGTGCCAAGAACGACCTGTTCGACACGCTCGGGGAGCTGCGCCTGGTGCGCGGCGTGACCGGCGAAGTCTTCGAGAAGCTGCGGCCTTTCGTGACCGTCTCCTCCTCCGGCATGGTGAACCTCAACACCGCGCCGAAGGAGGTGCTGATGTCCCTCTCGGCCGGGACGGACCTCGCGGAGGCCGGGGCGATCGACTCGAAGACCGCGGACGAGATCATCGCATACCGGATGGACCACCCGTTCACGACGGCGAGCCAGATCGGAAACGTCTCCCCGTTCCTGTCGGAGATGTACGCAAAGACCTTGATCCGGAGCATCGTGGACGTCCGGTCGACGTATTTCCACGTGCGTTCTTCCGGAGACGTCGGGGGGACCGTCCGTACGATCGACGCCATCGGAATTCGCGTAGGAAATGAGATACAATGGCGGTTCTGGCGCATCGAGTAG
- a CDS encoding S8 family serine peptidase, producing the protein MHPRRFAGFLSGGTLLLYGILSLSGTSVEPDSRKIDPRILLPGVTATAPTRVETFGAAPAAESAIPMFVRLSEDDPDLPGKFLGLGGSAKRIGPRIYVGQIPPDTVRYVSNWPNIAYLEGSKRARHMLDLSRPAISADIVQAGTPGFPSPFDAGIKGDNVYLGFVDTGLDGAHPDFHTGGTGVSRVVHTRTSSTIDVEGHGTHVAGIAAGNGFVSGGLYTGMAPGASLMVGKTSFSTTDIIAAVQDLITFAESRSRPVAINLSLGLVTGSNDGTSGFESAINTLATGGTGSRRIIAAAAGNEQDQGEHFRTIIANPFGTGTISLHLLPTLSSPSLPQVEIWAYGATRDPNPAKRTEYDEYTVTVAFPGDSVTVPSGRLMTSSGSRITVSNRVDTGVPNGATHITISLDPALAGQLGTIRFDRTRNGGTGVIDGYVDIGDGGMTSGDGFFLAPALTGNIIEPANGDNVIAVGSFQTKQFNGSATPSHPISAFSSFGPTRDGRLKPDVAAPGEFIYSTRSFDAPDSNYDGIVSGFGGSYGVLRGTSMSTPHVTGVTALVWQSNPSLTGAGMRERLRRTADPVGTSPNTTWGFGRFNALRAVRESVASITAPDTVLPGVPVSLSSADSSAAFSGNSLAYAWSLPGKPAGSAASLAATTSTASFTPDLPGDYTVRLEVSQATPAGTPHGVATASIRANALPVAAFVVPASDNAGNTVTFRGSASDADGQPSSFHWVLVSRPSGSAASFTTANVDNAAFTPDQVGTYEIGLRTNDGLDNSALVVHAYSTLGSTVAHSSSGGGGGCLSITRSPVEASSGTSLFSVAILLLPAGVLGLHRFYRRWNGSVPIRHSLC; encoded by the coding sequence ATGCACCCAAGACGATTCGCCGGATTCCTGTCAGGAGGGACCCTTCTCCTCTACGGGATCCTGTCCCTTTCCGGCACATCCGTCGAACCGGACTCCCGGAAGATCGACCCGCGGATCCTTCTCCCCGGCGTCACGGCGACCGCTCCCACACGCGTGGAAACGTTCGGCGCCGCCCCCGCGGCGGAAAGCGCGATTCCCATGTTCGTCCGCTTGAGCGAGGACGACCCCGACCTTCCCGGGAAGTTCCTCGGCCTCGGCGGCAGCGCGAAAAGGATCGGCCCCCGCATCTATGTCGGGCAGATCCCCCCGGACACCGTCCGCTACGTTTCGAACTGGCCGAACATCGCGTATCTGGAAGGATCGAAACGGGCTCGTCACATGCTCGACCTCAGCCGTCCCGCGATCTCGGCGGACATCGTCCAGGCGGGGACGCCGGGCTTCCCGTCTCCCTTCGACGCGGGCATCAAGGGCGACAACGTCTACCTCGGCTTCGTGGACACCGGCTTGGACGGAGCGCATCCGGATTTCCACACCGGCGGTACGGGTGTGTCGCGCGTCGTCCACACCCGGACCTCGTCGACCATCGACGTGGAAGGACACGGGACGCATGTAGCCGGAATCGCCGCCGGGAACGGTTTCGTCTCCGGCGGGCTCTATACCGGCATGGCACCCGGGGCCTCGCTGATGGTCGGGAAGACCTCCTTCTCCACCACCGACATCATCGCGGCCGTACAGGACCTGATCACCTTCGCAGAGAGCAGGAGCCGTCCGGTGGCGATCAACCTGAGCCTGGGGCTCGTGACGGGGTCCAACGACGGCACGAGCGGCTTCGAGAGCGCGATCAACACCCTTGCCACCGGGGGAACGGGAAGCCGGCGGATCATCGCCGCCGCCGCGGGGAACGAACAGGACCAGGGGGAACATTTCCGGACCATCATCGCGAATCCGTTCGGAACCGGGACGATCTCCCTGCACCTCCTTCCCACTCTCTCTTCACCGTCCCTCCCCCAGGTGGAGATCTGGGCCTATGGGGCGACCAGGGATCCGAACCCGGCGAAGAGGACCGAATACGACGAGTACACGGTTACCGTCGCTTTCCCGGGCGACAGCGTCACGGTCCCCTCGGGAAGATTGATGACCTCTTCGGGGAGCAGGATCACCGTCTCCAACCGGGTGGACACCGGCGTGCCGAACGGCGCAACGCACATCACCATCTCCCTGGACCCGGCCCTGGCGGGGCAATTGGGGACGATCCGCTTCGATCGGACCCGGAACGGGGGCACGGGGGTCATCGACGGGTATGTGGATATCGGCGATGGAGGAATGACTAGTGGGGATGGATTCTTCCTCGCTCCCGCATTGACCGGGAACATCATCGAGCCGGCGAACGGGGACAACGTCATCGCCGTCGGCTCGTTCCAGACGAAGCAGTTCAATGGGTCGGCCACCCCCTCCCATCCGATATCGGCCTTCAGCAGCTTCGGTCCCACCCGGGACGGTCGGCTCAAGCCGGATGTCGCCGCGCCGGGCGAATTCATCTACTCCACCCGGTCGTTCGACGCGCCGGATTCGAACTACGACGGGATCGTGAGCGGGTTCGGCGGCAGCTACGGCGTCCTCCGGGGAACGAGCATGTCCACGCCCCACGTGACCGGCGTAACGGCGCTGGTGTGGCAATCCAACCCGTCGCTCACCGGCGCCGGCATGCGGGAACGATTGCGGCGCACCGCCGATCCCGTGGGAACCTCTCCCAACACGACCTGGGGTTTCGGAAGGTTCAACGCCTTGCGGGCGGTCCGCGAGTCCGTGGCGTCGATCACCGCTCCGGACACCGTGCTTCCGGGGGTTCCGGTTTCGCTCTCCTCCGCCGACAGCTCCGCAGCCTTCTCCGGGAATTCCCTCGCGTACGCCTGGTCCCTCCCGGGCAAACCGGCGGGCTCCGCCGCGTCGTTGGCGGCGACCACGTCGACGGCGTCATTCACTCCCGATCTTCCGGGCGACTACACGGTCCGCCTCGAAGTATCGCAGGCGACCCCGGCAGGGACGCCGCACGGGGTGGCGACGGCGTCGATCCGCGCCAATGCTCTTCCCGTCGCGGCCTTCGTCGTTCCCGCCTCCGACAATGCGGGGAATACCGTCACCTTCCGCGGCAGCGCCTCCGATGCGGACGGCCAGCCGTCCTCGTTCCACTGGGTGCTCGTCTCCCGTCCGTCGGGAAGCGCGGCCTCCTTCACCACCGCCAACGTGGACAACGCCGCCTTCACCCCGGATCAGGTGGGAACGTACGAGATCGGCCTGCGGACGAACGACGGCCTCGACAACAGCGCCCTTGTCGTGCACGCGTACAGTACCCTCGGCTCGACGGTCGCGCACTCCTCCTCCGGCGGTGGCGGCGGCTGCCTTTCCATCACCCGATCCCCGGTCGAGGCGTCGTCCGGAACTTCCCTCTTCTCCGTCGCGATCCTCCTCCTCCCCGCGGGCGTCCTCGGGCTGCACCGATTTTACCGTCGGTGGAATGGAAGCGTTCCCATCCGGCATTCCCTTTGCTAA
- the gspM gene encoding type II secretion system protein GspM, with amino-acid sequence MLRDREKRVLAIGGVAAAVLLLLAFVVIPGISRIKSQARAVASAESDLAEVRKARPEITRIQRETGTKAGIVRTAANIKDAPLSRITSALQEAGIPQAALNIKSGGARDGELFREESFDVRIENVTYLEAVKTLQRLSAGALPVAVRSASLKSRYDDARYLDVTLRVGYLTPKP; translated from the coding sequence GTGCTTCGTGACCGGGAGAAGCGAGTCCTCGCGATCGGCGGAGTCGCGGCAGCCGTTCTCCTTCTCCTGGCATTCGTCGTCATCCCGGGCATCTCCCGGATCAAGTCGCAGGCACGCGCGGTCGCGTCGGCCGAGAGCGACCTCGCCGAGGTGCGCAAGGCGCGCCCCGAGATCACGCGGATCCAGAGGGAAACCGGCACGAAGGCGGGGATCGTCCGGACGGCCGCCAACATCAAGGACGCTCCCCTGTCGAGGATCACCTCCGCGCTCCAGGAAGCGGGGATCCCGCAGGCTGCGTTGAACATCAAGTCGGGCGGCGCACGCGACGGCGAACTGTTCCGGGAGGAGTCGTTCGACGTCCGGATCGAGAACGTGACGTACCTCGAGGCCGTCAAGACGCTGCAGCGGCTGTCGGCGGGAGCGCTGCCGGTGGCCGTCCGCTCCGCGTCCCTCAAGAGCCGATATGACGACGCACGCTATCTCGACGTGACCCTCCGTGTCGGATATCTCACTCCAAAGCCGTAG